From a single Phoenix dactylifera cultivar Barhee BC4 unplaced genomic scaffold, palm_55x_up_171113_PBpolish2nd_filt_p 000751F, whole genome shotgun sequence genomic region:
- the LOC120107073 gene encoding uncharacterized protein LOC120107073, whose protein sequence is MATQLSLRSLLDNDKLTGPNFSIWLRKLKIVLEHERTMYIITDPTPELPPANARVAVRDAYQKWTSDRITVRCIMLAAMSDEFSRRFESAQPNEIIQVLNESFGVPDDDKRYSTSCCIFNAKLREGASVTDHVLYMIELIERLSKLGFSLHEQLGKDAILNSLPDSYRPFLTHYRMTKPVLNFHGLLGLL, encoded by the coding sequence atggccactcaaTTGTCACTTAGGTCATTGTTAGATAATGATAAGTTGACCGGTCCCAACTTTTCAATCTGGCTTAGAAAGCTTAAGATCGTCCTAGAACACGAGAGGACCATGTATATAATTACTGATCCGACACCTGAATTGCCTCCTGCTAATGCACGGGTAGCAGTCCGTGACGCTTACCAGAAATGGACGAGTGATCGGATCACTGTCCGGTGCATTATGCTAGCGGCGATGAGCGACGAATTCTCGCGGAGATTCGAGAGTGCTCAGCCGAAcgagatcattcaagtgttgaatgaatcgttTGGCGTCCCTGATGATGATAAAAGGTATAGTACCAGTTGCTGTATCTTTAACGCCAAACTCAGGGAAGGGGCCTCTGTTACGgaccatgtactgtacatgatcgaGTTGATAGAGCGCCTGAGCAAACTCGGCTTTTCCCTGCATGAACAATTGGGAAAGGACGCGATTTTGAATTCCCTGCCTGATTCCTACCGACCATTCCTcactcattatagaatgacaaaGCCTGTACTCAACTTCCATGGTCTTTTGGGGTTGTTGTAG